From the Kitasatospora viridis genome, one window contains:
- a CDS encoding inorganic phosphate transporter, with amino-acid sequence MEHITFLVAVVIVTALAFDFTNGFHDTANAMATSIATGALRPKVAVTISAVLNFAGAFLSVKVASTISGGIVNEKAGLHPSVIFAALAGAILWNLLTWLRGLPSSSSHALYGGLIGATVVGAGLHAVNFSTVVTKILIPAVASPLVAGLAAWGATKAAYLITRKAGEKNSEKVFRKGQIASSSLVSLAHGTSDGQKTMGIITLALISAGALPKHAMPPTWVIVSAGAAMALGTYMGGWRIIRSLGKGLTEVRPPQGLASETATAAVILTSSHMGYGLSTTQVVGGGVMGAGLGGPNGNVRWSMARRMVASWALTLPAAAVVSGAAAFVADQGTWGVALVGAALVLGSGAMWLISRRSPVTADNVTEVTPVEVEVAPTPGQAAPSPATTTVAA; translated from the coding sequence ATGGAACACATCACGTTCCTGGTGGCGGTGGTGATCGTCACGGCGCTCGCCTTCGACTTCACCAACGGCTTCCACGACACCGCCAACGCGATGGCCACGTCCATCGCCACCGGCGCGCTGCGACCCAAGGTCGCCGTCACCATCTCCGCAGTCCTCAACTTCGCCGGCGCCTTCCTCTCCGTGAAGGTCGCGAGCACCATCTCCGGCGGCATCGTCAACGAGAAGGCCGGCCTGCACCCGTCGGTGATCTTCGCGGCACTGGCCGGAGCGATCCTCTGGAACCTGCTCACCTGGCTGCGCGGCCTGCCCTCCAGCTCCTCGCACGCGCTGTACGGCGGCCTGATCGGCGCCACCGTGGTCGGCGCCGGACTGCACGCGGTGAACTTCAGCACCGTGGTCACCAAGATCCTGATCCCGGCGGTCGCCTCCCCCCTGGTGGCCGGCCTGGCCGCCTGGGGCGCCACCAAGGCCGCCTACCTGATCACCCGCAAGGCCGGCGAGAAGAACAGCGAGAAGGTCTTCCGCAAGGGCCAGATCGCCTCCTCCTCGCTCGTCTCGCTCGCCCACGGCACCAGCGACGGCCAGAAGACCATGGGCATCATCACCCTGGCCCTGATCTCGGCCGGCGCACTGCCCAAGCACGCGATGCCCCCCACCTGGGTGATCGTCAGCGCCGGCGCCGCCATGGCGCTGGGCACCTACATGGGCGGCTGGCGGATCATCCGCAGCCTGGGCAAGGGCCTGACCGAGGTCCGCCCGCCGCAGGGCCTGGCCTCCGAGACCGCCACCGCGGCCGTCATCCTGACCTCCTCGCACATGGGCTACGGCCTGTCCACCACCCAGGTGGTCGGCGGCGGCGTGATGGGCGCCGGCCTCGGCGGCCCGAACGGCAACGTGCGCTGGAGCATGGCCCGCCGGATGGTCGCCTCCTGGGCGCTGACCCTGCCGGCCGCCGCGGTGGTCTCCGGTGCCGCCGCCTTCGTCGCCGACCAGGGCACCTGGGGCGTGGCGCTGGTCGGTGCCGCGCTGGTGCTCGGCTCCGGCGCGATGTGGCTGATCTCCCGCCGCTCCCCGGTCACCGCGGACAACGTCACCGAGGTCACCCCGGTCGAGGTCGAGGTCGCCCCGACGCCCGGCCAGGCCGCACCGTCCCCCGCCACCACCACCGTCGCCGCCTGA
- a CDS encoding MDR family MFS transporter — translation MTHREVLEALSGLLIGLFVAVLSSTIVSNALPTILNDLHGGESAYTWVITAALLSLTATTPIWGKLSDLVSKKLLVQIALVMYIVSSGLAGLSQNTGELIACRVLQGVGAGGVVALGQICLAAMVPPRERGRYSGYFGAVFALATIGGPLIGGVIVDTSWLGWRWCFYVGIPFSLIAIVVLQRTLHLPVVKRAAKIDYRGAVLVAASVSLLMVWVTLAGKDYAWASWQTAAMVGGGLLLAVLFVLAERRAAEPVIPLSLFRYRTVSLAAVASALVGIGMYGTTTFLGQYFQLAKGKTPTMAGVLTLPMILGLAVSSAVAGRLITRYGKWKRFLVAGTFLLAVGLALLGTARADTGYGPLAVYMALTGIGLGLTSQNLVLAVQNTVSAKELGTASSAVTFFRTMGGAMGVSALGALLGNRVSHFLAQNLAHAHLPVPAGALGGGELPDLHTLPAPLVPLVTDAFGHGVGTVFLVAAPAAAVAFLVVLFIREVPLRARAAAEPQPQPQAQAAAERV, via the coding sequence ATGACCCACCGGGAGGTGCTCGAAGCCCTCTCCGGGCTGCTCATCGGCCTGTTCGTGGCGGTCCTCTCCTCGACCATCGTCTCCAACGCGCTGCCGACGATCCTCAACGACCTGCACGGCGGCGAGTCCGCCTACACCTGGGTGATCACCGCCGCGCTGCTCTCGCTCACCGCCACCACCCCGATCTGGGGCAAGCTCTCCGACCTGGTGAGCAAGAAGCTGCTGGTGCAGATCGCCCTGGTGATGTACATCGTCTCCTCGGGCCTGGCCGGCCTCTCGCAGAACACCGGCGAGCTGATCGCCTGCCGGGTGCTCCAAGGCGTCGGCGCCGGCGGCGTGGTGGCGCTGGGTCAGATCTGCCTGGCGGCGATGGTCCCGCCGCGCGAGCGCGGCCGGTACAGCGGGTACTTCGGCGCGGTCTTCGCGCTCGCCACCATCGGCGGACCGCTGATCGGCGGGGTCATCGTGGACACCTCCTGGCTGGGCTGGCGCTGGTGCTTCTACGTCGGCATCCCGTTCTCGCTGATCGCCATCGTGGTGCTGCAGCGCACCCTGCACCTGCCGGTGGTCAAGCGCGCCGCGAAGATCGACTACCGTGGCGCGGTCCTGGTCGCCGCCTCGGTCAGCCTGCTGATGGTCTGGGTCACGCTGGCCGGCAAGGACTACGCCTGGGCCTCCTGGCAGACCGCGGCGATGGTCGGCGGCGGGCTGCTGCTCGCGGTGCTCTTCGTGCTGGCCGAGCGCCGGGCCGCCGAGCCGGTGATCCCGCTCTCCTTGTTCCGGTACCGCACGGTGAGCCTGGCGGCGGTGGCCAGCGCCCTGGTCGGCATCGGGATGTACGGCACCACCACCTTCCTCGGCCAGTACTTCCAGCTGGCCAAGGGCAAGACCCCGACGATGGCCGGCGTGCTCACCCTGCCGATGATCCTGGGTCTGGCCGTCTCCTCCGCGGTGGCCGGCCGGCTGATCACCCGCTACGGCAAGTGGAAGCGCTTCCTGGTGGCCGGCACCTTCCTGCTCGCGGTCGGCCTCGCGCTGCTCGGCACGGCCCGGGCCGACACCGGCTACGGCCCGCTGGCGGTCTACATGGCCCTCACCGGCATCGGCCTCGGCCTGACCTCGCAGAACCTGGTGCTCGCGGTGCAGAACACGGTCTCCGCCAAGGAGCTGGGCACTGCCAGCTCGGCGGTCACCTTCTTCCGCACCATGGGCGGCGCGATGGGCGTCTCGGCGCTCGGTGCGCTGCTCGGCAACCGGGTCAGCCACTTCCTGGCGCAGAACCTGGCGCACGCCCACCTGCCGGTGCCGGCCGGGGCGCTGGGCGGCGGCGAGCTGCCCGATCTGCACACCCTGCCCGCGCCGCTGGTGCCGCTGGTCACCGACGCGTTCGGGCACGGCGTCGGCACCGTCTTCCTGGTCGCCGCGCCGGCCGCCGCGGTGGCCTTCCTGGTGGTGCTGTTCATCCGCGAGGTGCCGCTGCGGGCCCGGGCGGCGGCCGAGCCGCAGCCCCAGCCGCAGGCGCAGGCGGCCGCCGAGCGGGTCTGA
- a CDS encoding MarR family winged helix-turn-helix transcriptional regulator — MNGFRIGSPAPSGVRGGLVDTVRAPGAGALAANRTVGVDDRLTQRQEAAFREVEREVAVMFRRGRARSAEMSRLVHPQLEGMAYSLLAHLAEAGQVRVTDVGCHFGVGKATISRQIKALEELGLVSREPDPLDGRASLVSLTEDGASRYARAHEARLASFREMLCSWDPADLSRFGRLLARFNESVAAAPAPVAPEG, encoded by the coding sequence ATGAATGGTTTCCGGATCGGCTCTCCCGCGCCGAGCGGGGTCCGTGGCGGCCTGGTGGATACTGTTCGCGCGCCGGGGGCCGGCGCCTTGGCGGCGAACCGGACGGTGGGCGTGGACGATCGGCTGACGCAGCGGCAGGAGGCGGCTTTCCGCGAGGTCGAGCGCGAGGTGGCGGTGATGTTCCGGCGCGGCCGGGCCCGGTCGGCGGAGATGTCCCGGCTGGTCCACCCGCAGCTGGAGGGCATGGCCTACTCGCTGCTGGCCCACCTGGCCGAGGCCGGCCAGGTCCGGGTGACCGACGTGGGCTGCCACTTCGGCGTCGGGAAGGCCACCATCAGCCGCCAGATCAAGGCGCTGGAGGAGCTCGGCCTGGTCTCCCGCGAGCCGGACCCGCTGGACGGCCGGGCCTCGCTGGTCTCGCTCACCGAGGACGGTGCGAGCCGCTACGCCCGTGCGCACGAGGCCCGGCTGGCCTCCTTCCGGGAGATGCTGTGCAGCTGGGACCCGGCGGACCTGAGCCGGTTCGGCCGGCTGCTGGCCCGGTTCAACGAGTCGGTCGCGGCGGCGCCTGCTCCGGTGGCCCCCGAGGGCTGA
- a CDS encoding DUF3533 domain-containing protein, which produces MPGFVGELKDAVTGRAAAMVIATLLLQLGFVVSYVGALHHPTPHRLSIGVAAPAQVQPQLIGALRQVPNDAVEPVPVASAADAEARIKDQKIYAALLFDPAGTQDVLLVADARGPAASVAAQTIVTALEQSQGRTVQVRDVVPLAAGDAKGLSAFYLVIGWCVGGYLVASILGISAGSRPANRDRAVIRTGVLALYSLAAGLGGAVIVGPVLGALPGSTAGLWGVGSLVVFAVGAVTMALQCLFDIVGIGLAVLLFVVLGNPSAGGVYPPPLLPPFWRAIGGWLPNGAGTDAARSIAYFGGTNLTAPLLVLSAWAVAGVAVALLAVSLRPRSGRMPVPAAPADSAG; this is translated from the coding sequence ATGCCAGGATTCGTCGGCGAACTGAAGGACGCGGTCACCGGACGGGCCGCCGCCATGGTGATCGCCACCCTGCTGCTCCAACTCGGCTTCGTCGTCTCGTACGTCGGCGCGCTGCACCACCCGACGCCGCACCGGCTCTCCATCGGGGTGGCCGCGCCGGCCCAGGTGCAGCCACAGCTGATCGGCGCGCTGCGGCAGGTGCCGAACGACGCGGTCGAGCCCGTGCCGGTCGCCTCCGCAGCCGACGCCGAGGCCCGGATCAAGGACCAGAAGATCTACGCGGCGCTGCTCTTCGACCCGGCCGGCACCCAGGACGTGCTGCTGGTCGCCGACGCCCGCGGGCCCGCCGCCTCGGTCGCCGCCCAGACCATCGTGACCGCGCTGGAGCAGAGCCAGGGCCGCACCGTGCAGGTGCGCGACGTGGTGCCGCTGGCCGCCGGGGACGCCAAGGGGCTGTCCGCCTTCTACCTGGTGATCGGCTGGTGCGTCGGCGGCTACCTGGTCGCCTCGATCCTCGGCATCAGCGCCGGCTCGCGGCCCGCCAACCGCGACCGGGCGGTGATCCGCACCGGGGTGCTGGCGCTCTACTCGCTCGCCGCCGGACTCGGCGGGGCGGTGATCGTCGGGCCGGTGCTGGGCGCGCTGCCCGGCAGCACCGCCGGGCTCTGGGGCGTGGGCAGCCTGGTCGTCTTCGCGGTCGGCGCGGTGACCATGGCGCTGCAGTGCCTCTTCGACATCGTCGGCATCGGACTCGCGGTGCTGCTCTTCGTGGTGCTCGGCAACCCGAGCGCGGGCGGCGTCTACCCGCCGCCGCTGCTGCCGCCGTTCTGGCGGGCGATCGGCGGCTGGCTGCCGAACGGCGCGGGCACCGACGCGGCCCGCTCGATCGCCTACTTCGGCGGCACGAACCTCACCGCGCCGCTGCTGGTGCTCTCCGCCTGGGCGGTGGCCGGGGTGGCCGTGGCCCTGCTCGCGGTGAGCCTGCGCCCGCGGAGCGGCCGGATGCCGGTGCCGGCCGCTCCGGCGGACAGCGCCGGGTGA
- a CDS encoding GtrA family protein, producing the protein MPSRTQKALAKVPGPLRPILVQHRSLVKFLVVGGTCFVLTMIINYALKYTVCQNKPVVALTIGTAAATVVSYLWNRAWSFRSEGSHKEAIPFIVVSAIAVGVNDLPLMVSRYVFNLREPSVTHFTQEVADFVSGMILGTLVAMAFRYWAMKKWVFTNTRSTDAEGDRSEPPARVG; encoded by the coding sequence ATGCCATCGCGTACACAGAAAGCCCTGGCCAAGGTGCCGGGGCCGCTGCGACCCATCCTCGTGCAGCACCGCAGCCTGGTGAAGTTCCTCGTGGTCGGTGGCACGTGTTTCGTGCTGACCATGATCATCAACTATGCGCTCAAGTACACCGTCTGCCAGAACAAGCCGGTGGTCGCGCTGACCATCGGCACCGCCGCCGCGACGGTGGTGTCCTACCTGTGGAACCGCGCGTGGTCGTTCCGCTCCGAGGGCAGCCACAAGGAGGCGATCCCGTTCATCGTGGTCAGCGCGATCGCGGTGGGCGTGAACGACCTCCCGCTGATGGTCAGCCGCTACGTCTTCAACCTGCGCGAGCCCAGCGTGACCCACTTCACCCAGGAGGTCGCCGACTTCGTCAGCGGCATGATCCTGGGCACCCTGGTCGCGATGGCCTTCCGCTACTGGGCGATGAAGAAGTGGGTCTTCACCAACACCCGCTCCACCGACGCCGAGGGCGACCGGAGCGAGCCGCCGGCCCGGGTGGGCTGA